The proteins below come from a single Plantactinospora sp. KBS50 genomic window:
- a CDS encoding NAD(P)/FAD-dependent oxidoreductase, translating into MYEAYPSITDGPGGTLALAPNGVAALRLVGADEAVTAGATPIEHTAMVIGRGRIDLPSLAGVPPLRVVHRNDVHRALHERATAAGLPIEHGRRLVAVHQTGTGVTAEFADGGTASADILVGADGIHSTVRRIIDPNAPQPRHTGVLGFESVAAHRVDVPAGTMTFTFGAGGYYLYWPEPGGGTRWGVNLPQDRPMSLTEARAVPAREWTRRLLAAYGADDPARDLLRTSDPDALQVSGSLHIMPPVPHWHRDRMVLVGDAVHAPSNSSGQGASLAVESAVQLARCLRDLPDVRSAFEAYEGLRRTRVEAIAARAAKINRTKAPGPLARAVLPVLMRVMAKTAMNPEKTLGPQQRYTIDWAAPVSEPTVPA; encoded by the coding sequence GTGTACGAGGCGTACCCGAGCATCACCGACGGACCGGGCGGCACCCTGGCGCTGGCACCCAACGGGGTCGCGGCGCTGCGACTGGTGGGCGCCGACGAGGCGGTGACCGCCGGCGCCACCCCCATCGAGCACACCGCGATGGTCATCGGGCGCGGCCGGATCGACCTGCCGAGCCTCGCGGGCGTCCCACCGCTGCGCGTGGTGCACCGCAACGACGTACACCGCGCCCTGCACGAGCGGGCCACCGCGGCGGGCCTGCCCATCGAGCACGGCCGGCGGCTGGTCGCCGTGCACCAAACCGGGACCGGCGTCACCGCCGAGTTCGCCGACGGCGGCACGGCCAGCGCCGACATCCTGGTCGGCGCCGACGGGATCCACTCCACCGTGCGCCGGATCATCGACCCGAACGCGCCGCAGCCCCGGCACACCGGCGTACTCGGCTTCGAGTCCGTGGCCGCGCACCGGGTCGACGTCCCCGCCGGCACCATGACCTTCACCTTCGGCGCGGGAGGCTACTACCTGTACTGGCCCGAGCCCGGCGGCGGCACCCGGTGGGGCGTCAACCTTCCGCAGGACCGGCCGATGAGCCTCACCGAGGCCCGCGCCGTGCCGGCGCGGGAGTGGACGCGCCGGCTGCTGGCCGCGTACGGCGCCGACGACCCGGCCCGGGACCTGCTGCGGACCAGCGACCCCGACGCGTTGCAGGTGTCCGGGTCGCTGCACATCATGCCGCCGGTCCCGCACTGGCACCGGGACCGGATGGTGCTGGTGGGCGACGCCGTGCACGCACCGTCCAACAGCTCCGGCCAGGGCGCGTCGCTGGCCGTGGAAAGCGCCGTGCAGCTGGCCCGCTGCCTGCGTGACCTGCCCGACGTCCGGTCGGCGTTCGAGGCGTACGAGGGGCTGCGCCGGACCCGGGTGGAGGCCATCGCCGCCCGGGCCGCGAAGATCAACCGGACCAAGGCGCCCGGCCCGCTGGCCCGGGCGGTGCTGCCGGTGCTCATGCGGGTGATGGCGAAGACCGCCATGAACCCGGAGAAGACCCTCGGCCCGCAGCAGCGTTACACGATCGACTGGGCGGCCCCGGTGTCCGAGCCGACGGTCCCGGCCTGA
- a CDS encoding PadR family transcriptional regulator — protein sequence MAKRRKVGNLLGLAVLSVLAQRPMHPYEIAGALRGWGKDQDMAIKWGSLYTVVRNLDKHGFIAAVESVREGRRPERTVYRITDAGRAELLDWARELISSPEPEYPRFRAGLSVLPVLHPDEAAALLRDRLAQLDRNAAAARETLAGHLREVPRLFLIEDEYDLAAMRAEADWIRSLLAEIDAGTLPGLAGWRTFHETGEMPAEFAALAERTSSTE from the coding sequence ATGGCGAAACGACGCAAGGTCGGCAACCTGCTCGGCCTGGCCGTGCTGTCGGTGCTCGCCCAGCGCCCCATGCACCCGTACGAGATCGCCGGCGCGTTGCGCGGCTGGGGCAAGGATCAGGACATGGCGATCAAATGGGGATCGCTCTACACGGTGGTCCGCAATCTGGACAAACACGGCTTCATCGCCGCCGTGGAGAGCGTCCGCGAGGGCCGGCGGCCCGAGCGCACCGTCTACCGGATCACCGACGCCGGCCGGGCCGAGCTGCTCGACTGGGCCCGGGAGCTGATCAGCAGCCCCGAGCCGGAGTATCCAAGGTTCCGGGCCGGGCTGTCGGTGCTGCCCGTGCTGCACCCCGACGAGGCCGCGGCCCTGCTGCGGGACCGGCTGGCCCAGTTGGACCGCAACGCCGCGGCGGCACGGGAAACCCTCGCCGGGCACCTGCGGGAGGTGCCCCGGCTGTTCCTCATCGAGGACGAGTACGACCTGGCCGCCATGCGGGCCGAGGCGGACTGGATCCGCTCGCTGCTCGCCGAGATCGACGCGGGCACGCTGCCGGGGCTGGCCGGGTGGCGGACGTTCCACGAGACCGGCGAGATGCCGGCCGAGTTCGCCGCGCTCGCGGAAAGGACCAGCTCGACGGAGTGA
- a CDS encoding SAM-dependent methyltransferase: protein MPPTSDADQTAPDRRLDSHTVSPARRWNYWLGGKDHFQVDRDSGDRIAAVYPPIRTAAREGRAFHGRAIRYLAGTAGIRQFLDIGAGLPAPANTHEVAQAVAPESRVLYVDNDPMVLAHARALMVGTPEGATRYLDADLREPASILESPELAETLDLREPVAILLIAVLHFIRDDQQAHRIVADLLRAVPPGSYLVATHGTSDFVDPETAVRFAALGNKGQVDVWPRTEAGVAAFFAGLELLDPGVVPVSDWRPESADRPGRSEVATYAAVGRT from the coding sequence GTGCCGCCCACGAGCGACGCCGACCAGACCGCACCGGACCGCCGGCTGGATTCCCACACGGTCTCCCCGGCCCGCCGCTGGAACTACTGGCTGGGTGGCAAGGACCATTTCCAGGTGGACCGGGACTCCGGCGACCGGATCGCCGCGGTGTATCCCCCGATCCGCACCGCCGCCCGGGAGGGCCGCGCCTTCCACGGCCGGGCCATCCGCTACCTGGCCGGCACGGCCGGCATCCGGCAGTTCCTGGACATCGGCGCCGGCCTGCCGGCCCCGGCCAACACGCACGAGGTGGCGCAGGCCGTGGCGCCGGAGTCCCGGGTGCTGTACGTGGACAACGATCCGATGGTGCTCGCGCACGCCCGGGCGTTGATGGTGGGCACGCCGGAGGGCGCGACCCGGTACCTGGACGCCGACCTGCGCGAGCCGGCGTCCATCCTGGAGTCTCCGGAGCTGGCCGAGACGCTGGACCTGCGGGAGCCGGTGGCGATCCTGTTGATCGCGGTGCTGCACTTCATCCGGGACGACCAGCAGGCGCACCGGATCGTGGCGGACCTGCTCCGGGCGGTGCCGCCGGGCAGCTACCTGGTGGCCACGCACGGCACGAGCGATTTCGTCGATCCCGAGACGGCCGTCCGGTTCGCGGCGCTGGGGAACAAGGGCCAGGTGGATGTCTGGCCGCGGACCGAGGCCGGGGTGGCGGCGTTCTTCGCCGGACTGGAACTGCTGGATCCGGGCGTGGTGCCGGTCAGCGACTGGCGCCCGGAGTCCGCCGACCGGCCGGGCCGGTCGGAGGTCGCCACCTACGCGGCGGTCGGCCGGACCTAG
- a CDS encoding SHOCT domain-containing protein has product MATLLMAYGHPAWNGGPWAGHGPGWWIIFPILFWAVLLGAIGYLAYRRSPGQQARAAAERTLAERFARGEIGADELAERRAALRNSTRRRTS; this is encoded by the coding sequence ATGGCGACACTGCTGATGGCGTACGGACACCCGGCGTGGAACGGCGGCCCGTGGGCCGGCCACGGACCGGGCTGGTGGATCATCTTCCCCATCCTGTTCTGGGCCGTGCTGCTGGGTGCGATCGGCTACCTGGCGTACCGGCGCTCACCGGGACAACAGGCGCGGGCCGCGGCCGAGCGCACCCTGGCCGAGCGGTTCGCCCGCGGTGAGATCGGGGCGGACGAGTTGGCGGAGCGGCGGGCCGCGCTGCGTAACAGCACGCGCCGCCGGACCTCGTGA
- a CDS encoding LppX_LprAFG lipoprotein — protein MPSLKKAAVLAAASLTALALAACGQQTGSTGTTEESKPQSVLALLASDAVGSLKKTADTTAKSTSVTLTMTGTASGQKVQSHGVVALTEPRGLEMTVQDPSEGEITVRMVGDAIFVQVPKAQQAMLQGKKWLKMDLGGKDSAEMAKQFDDMDPAKGVQRLLDGTDVTVVGTETIDGVQTVHYATTGSVDSYLGQVDTKLRKETQASLEKAGVKEIKTDLWVDEQYRPRRVHMVMGAVSDFTIEYSDYDKPVTVTAPPAGEVTDLSQLLGNLPK, from the coding sequence ATGCCATCCCTGAAGAAGGCCGCCGTCCTGGCCGCCGCCTCGCTCACCGCGCTCGCGCTCGCGGCGTGCGGGCAGCAGACCGGATCGACCGGCACGACCGAGGAGTCCAAGCCGCAGAGCGTGCTGGCCCTGCTGGCCAGCGACGCCGTCGGCTCGCTGAAGAAGACCGCCGACACCACCGCCAAGTCCACCTCGGTCACCCTCACCATGACCGGCACGGCCAGCGGCCAGAAGGTGCAGAGCCACGGGGTCGTGGCGCTCACCGAGCCGCGCGGCCTCGAGATGACCGTGCAGGACCCCAGCGAGGGCGAGATCACGGTACGGATGGTCGGCGACGCGATCTTCGTCCAGGTGCCCAAGGCGCAGCAGGCCATGCTCCAGGGCAAGAAGTGGCTCAAGATGGACCTCGGCGGCAAGGACTCCGCGGAGATGGCCAAGCAGTTCGACGACATGGACCCGGCCAAGGGGGTCCAGAGGCTGCTGGACGGCACGGACGTGACCGTGGTCGGCACCGAGACCATCGACGGCGTGCAGACCGTGCACTACGCCACCACCGGTTCGGTGGACAGCTACCTCGGGCAGGTCGACACCAAGCTCCGCAAGGAAACCCAGGCCTCGCTGGAGAAGGCCGGGGTCAAGGAGATCAAGACCGACCTGTGGGTGGACGAGCAGTACCGGCCGCGCAGGGTGCACATGGTGATGGGCGCCGTCAGCGACTTCACCATCGAGTACAGCGACTACGACAAGCCGGTCACGGTCACCGCCCCGCCGGCCGGTGAGGTCACCGACCTGTCGCAACTGCTCGGCAACCTGCCGAAGTAG
- a CDS encoding CDP-alcohol phosphatidyltransferase family protein, which produces MMRIGPLSGLALQVAVLAGLAGTVGVGPAGWLVALAYGVGTCAALTRGLHRRGATALGPADRVTLTRATLVGGVVALTVDSLDRPAPVPVLVGLTVVALVLDGVDGQVARRTGTVSELGARFDMEIDAVLLMALSGYVAATVAPWALAIGGMRYAFVLASWLLPAMRRPLPPRYWRKVVAAIQGIVLVSVTAGVLSGPLAVGTLLAALALLVESFGRDVLWLWLRRAPRPFAPGAPPARAALPARRLPVEHPFVEHPLVEHRPPAEGRQPVAVPVGSFSRP; this is translated from the coding sequence ATGATGCGAATCGGTCCGCTGTCCGGGCTCGCGCTCCAGGTCGCCGTGCTGGCCGGGCTCGCCGGCACGGTGGGTGTCGGTCCGGCCGGCTGGCTCGTGGCCCTGGCCTACGGCGTCGGCACCTGCGCCGCGCTCACCCGCGGGCTGCACCGCCGCGGCGCCACCGCGCTCGGTCCCGCCGACCGGGTGACGCTGACCCGGGCAACCCTGGTCGGCGGCGTGGTGGCGCTCACCGTGGACTCGCTCGACCGGCCCGCTCCGGTCCCCGTACTCGTCGGGCTGACCGTGGTGGCCCTCGTCCTGGACGGCGTCGACGGGCAGGTCGCCCGGCGTACCGGAACGGTCAGTGAGCTGGGCGCCCGGTTCGACATGGAGATCGACGCGGTGCTCCTGATGGCACTCAGCGGGTACGTCGCCGCGACGGTGGCGCCGTGGGCGCTGGCCATCGGCGGCATGCGGTACGCGTTCGTCCTGGCCAGCTGGCTGCTGCCGGCGATGCGCCGGCCGCTGCCGCCGCGCTACTGGCGGAAGGTGGTGGCCGCGATCCAGGGCATCGTCCTGGTGTCGGTCACCGCCGGCGTGCTGTCCGGGCCGCTGGCGGTCGGGACGCTGCTGGCGGCGCTGGCCCTGCTGGTCGAGTCGTTCGGTCGGGACGTGCTGTGGCTGTGGCTGCGGCGGGCGCCCCGGCCGTTCGCGCCCGGCGCGCCGCCCGCCCGCGCCGCGCTGCCGGCACGCCGTTTGCCCGTCGAGCATCCCTTCGTCGAGCATCCTCTCGTCGAGCATCGACCCCCCGCCGAGGGCCGGCAGCCCGTGGCCGTGCCGGTCGGCTCCTTCTCCCGGCCCTGA
- a CDS encoding sulfatase-like hydrolase/transferase → MRIPGEALLGAALVLLLPPRTRRIGVVVLGAALGVLTVLKFADMGFYMVMARPSDPMIDWPFIGAGVGYLAESAGRAASVAAVIGAILAVVAVLVLMVLSVRRVTRVLVAHRLPAIRAVTALGAVWIVCSLIGVQLVPGVPVAADSAAALAYKHTRQVDAGLRDRQLFAAVTGDDPFQNTPGTQLLNGLRGKDVLVTFIESYGRAAVEDPQIAPGVDAVLDDGTRRLRAAGFDARSAFLTSPTYGGGSWLAHSTLLSGVWADNQQRYSMLVNSTRLTLNGAFRRAGWRTALVMPALDQRWPQARFFSSDRIYGAGDLGYQGPKFGFGPVPDQYTLGALQRLERAPGHTPVMAETVLVSSHSPWTPCPRLLGWDELGDGSAYAPMAAGSSSADALKRSPTQVRADYQRTIEYSLNSLISYVQTYGDENLVLVFLGDHQAAPVVSGEGASHDVPITIVAKDPAVLDRISGWGWQPGLNPDPRAPVWRMDTFRDRFLTTFAG, encoded by the coding sequence GTGCGCATCCCCGGCGAGGCGCTGCTCGGCGCCGCCCTGGTGCTGCTGCTGCCGCCGCGCACCCGCCGGATCGGCGTGGTCGTCCTGGGCGCGGCGCTCGGCGTGCTGACCGTGTTGAAGTTCGCCGACATGGGCTTCTACATGGTCATGGCGCGGCCCTCCGACCCGATGATCGACTGGCCGTTCATCGGCGCCGGGGTCGGCTACCTCGCCGAGTCCGCCGGCCGGGCCGCGAGCGTCGCGGCCGTGATCGGGGCGATCCTGGCCGTCGTCGCCGTGCTCGTCCTCATGGTCCTGTCGGTACGCCGGGTGACCCGTGTGCTGGTGGCGCACCGGCTCCCCGCCATCCGGGCGGTCACCGCGCTCGGCGCCGTCTGGATCGTCTGCTCCCTGATCGGCGTGCAGTTGGTGCCGGGGGTGCCGGTGGCCGCCGACAGCGCCGCGGCGCTCGCCTACAAGCACACCCGGCAGGTGGACGCCGGCCTGCGCGACCGGCAACTGTTCGCCGCCGTGACCGGCGACGACCCGTTCCAGAACACCCCGGGCACCCAGTTGCTGAACGGCCTGCGCGGCAAGGACGTCCTCGTGACGTTCATCGAGAGCTACGGCCGGGCCGCGGTCGAGGATCCGCAGATCGCCCCCGGGGTCGACGCCGTGCTCGACGACGGTACCCGCCGGCTGCGGGCCGCCGGCTTCGACGCGCGCAGCGCGTTCCTCACCTCCCCCACGTACGGCGGCGGCAGTTGGCTGGCCCACTCCACGCTGCTGTCCGGGGTCTGGGCGGACAACCAGCAGCGCTACAGCATGCTGGTGAACAGCACCCGGCTGACCCTCAACGGCGCGTTCCGCCGGGCCGGCTGGCGGACCGCGCTCGTCATGCCCGCGCTCGACCAGCGCTGGCCGCAGGCCCGGTTCTTCTCCTCGGACCGGATCTACGGCGCCGGCGACCTCGGCTACCAGGGGCCGAAGTTCGGCTTCGGGCCGGTGCCGGACCAGTACACGCTGGGGGCGCTGCAACGGCTCGAACGCGCGCCCGGGCACACCCCGGTGATGGCCGAGACGGTCCTCGTCTCCAGCCACTCGCCGTGGACCCCGTGCCCGCGGCTGCTCGGCTGGGACGAACTGGGCGACGGATCGGCGTACGCGCCGATGGCCGCCGGCAGCAGCTCGGCGGACGCCCTCAAGCGCAGCCCCACCCAGGTCCGCGCCGACTACCAGCGGACCATCGAGTACTCGCTGAACAGCCTGATCTCGTACGTGCAGACGTACGGTGACGAGAACCTGGTGCTGGTCTTCCTCGGCGACCACCAGGCGGCGCCCGTGGTCAGCGGCGAGGGGGCCAGCCACGACGTGCCGATCACCATCGTGGCCAAGGACCCGGCCGTGCTGGACCGGATCTCCGGCTGGGGCTGGCAGCCGGGGCTCAACCCGGACCCGCGGGCGCCGGTGTGGCGGATGGACACCTTCCGGGACCGCTTCCTGACCACCTTCGCCGGGTAG
- a CDS encoding FkbM family methyltransferase, with protein MGGRVRGILRSLVIYHGQPAKHRRAVRLYREFLAPGDLGFDIGAHVGGRVRTWRRLGARVLAVEPQPDCLRTLGLFFGRDRHVTIVPVAVGAEPGRATLALSTATPTVSSLSPDWIRSVSTDGGFRRVRWDRRVEVPVTTLDRLIAEHGEPAFCKIDVEGFELDVLRGLSRPLRALSFEYLPPAHDAALAALRLVGELGAPAGGYVYNYSPVETMRFASDRWLDAADLARLLERYRPSGRSGDVYARLRPAGAGVSPRSGSAEPERDPTPGAHPDPTPDPDAAPRPG; from the coding sequence ATGGGTGGACGGGTTCGCGGCATCCTGCGCTCGCTGGTCATCTACCACGGGCAGCCGGCCAAACACCGCCGGGCGGTCCGGCTCTACCGGGAGTTCCTGGCCCCCGGCGACCTCGGCTTCGACATCGGGGCGCACGTCGGCGGCCGGGTCCGCACCTGGCGGCGGCTCGGCGCCCGGGTGCTGGCGGTCGAGCCGCAGCCGGACTGCCTGCGGACGCTGGGGCTGTTCTTCGGCCGGGACCGGCACGTGACGATCGTGCCGGTGGCGGTGGGCGCCGAGCCCGGCCGGGCCACGCTGGCGCTGTCCACCGCCACCCCGACGGTCTCGTCGCTCTCGCCCGACTGGATCCGGTCCGTCTCCACCGACGGCGGCTTCCGCCGGGTGCGGTGGGACCGGCGGGTCGAGGTGCCGGTCACCACCCTCGACCGGCTCATCGCCGAACACGGCGAACCGGCCTTCTGCAAGATCGACGTGGAGGGGTTCGAGCTGGACGTGCTGCGCGGCCTCTCCCGGCCGCTGCGCGCGCTGTCCTTCGAGTACCTGCCGCCGGCGCACGATGCCGCGCTGGCCGCGCTGCGGCTGGTGGGCGAGCTGGGCGCGCCGGCCGGCGGGTACGTCTACAACTACTCCCCCGTGGAGACGATGCGGTTCGCCAGCGACCGGTGGCTCGACGCGGCGGACCTGGCCCGGCTGCTGGAGCGGTACCGCCCGAGCGGCCGCTCCGGTGACGTGTACGCCCGGCTCCGCCCGGCCGGAGCCGGGGTCAGTCCTCGATCGGGGTCCGCGGAGCCGGAACGTGACCCGACCCCGGGCGCGCATCCGGATCCGACACCGGATCCGGATGCGGCACCGCGACCAGGGTGA
- a CDS encoding 4'-phosphopantetheinyl transferase — protein sequence MTHCDGYRGAVLAPAAALASVGVDAEPHAALPDGVLGLVTLPEERVRLDALTAQHPDRCWDRLLFSAKESVYKAWFPLTGRWLDFAEADLTFTAAGTFTARLLVPGPTVGGRRLDRFAGRFLVAGGLVLTLVAVPHPDPVSDPDARPGSGHVPAPRTPIED from the coding sequence ATGACCCACTGCGACGGCTACCGGGGTGCCGTGCTCGCCCCGGCCGCCGCGCTCGCGTCGGTGGGCGTGGACGCCGAACCGCACGCCGCGCTGCCCGACGGGGTGCTCGGCCTGGTCACCCTGCCGGAGGAACGGGTCCGGCTGGACGCGCTCACCGCCCAGCATCCGGACCGCTGCTGGGACCGGCTGCTGTTCAGCGCCAAGGAGAGCGTCTACAAGGCGTGGTTCCCGCTCACCGGGCGCTGGTTGGACTTCGCCGAGGCGGACCTCACCTTCACCGCCGCGGGCACGTTCACGGCCCGCCTGCTGGTGCCCGGCCCGACGGTCGGCGGCCGGCGGCTGGACCGGTTCGCCGGCCGGTTCCTGGTCGCCGGCGGCCTGGTCCTCACCCTGGTCGCGGTGCCGCATCCGGATCCGGTGTCGGATCCGGATGCGCGCCCGGGGTCGGGTCACGTTCCGGCTCCGCGGACCCCGATCGAGGACTGA
- a CDS encoding metallophosphoesterase: MTVGRLLAVSDLHVRHPDNQAVVDRLRPTEPDDWLIVAGDVGERFADVRAALALLRDRFETVLWAPGNHELWTVRDDPVQSRGEARYAELVQMCRQLGVLTPEDPYPVWTGEGGPVTVAPLFVLYDYTFRAPGTDTKEESLRRAYDAGVVCTDEWLLYPDPYPGRDAWCAARLALTEARLAATDPALPTVLVNHFPLVRDPTRVLRYPEFAQWCGTERTADWHVRFRASVVVYGHLHIPRTTWHDGVRFEEVSLGYPREWRRRGEPMLPRVVLPA, encoded by the coding sequence GTGACCGTGGGTCGGCTGCTCGCGGTGAGTGACCTGCACGTCCGGCACCCGGACAACCAGGCGGTGGTGGATCGGCTGCGCCCGACCGAGCCCGACGACTGGCTGATCGTGGCCGGCGACGTCGGCGAGCGCTTCGCCGACGTGCGCGCGGCCCTCGCGCTGCTGCGCGACCGGTTCGAGACGGTGCTGTGGGCGCCGGGCAACCACGAACTGTGGACCGTGCGCGACGACCCGGTCCAGTCCCGGGGCGAGGCCCGGTACGCCGAACTGGTGCAGATGTGCCGGCAGCTCGGGGTGCTGACCCCCGAGGATCCGTACCCGGTGTGGACCGGCGAGGGCGGCCCGGTCACCGTGGCCCCGCTGTTCGTCCTCTACGACTACACGTTCCGGGCGCCGGGGACGGACACCAAGGAGGAGTCGCTGCGCCGGGCGTACGACGCCGGGGTGGTCTGCACCGACGAGTGGCTGCTGTACCCGGACCCGTACCCGGGTCGGGACGCCTGGTGCGCGGCCCGGCTGGCCCTCACCGAGGCGCGGCTGGCCGCGACGGACCCGGCGCTGCCGACCGTGCTGGTCAACCACTTCCCGCTGGTCCGGGACCCGACGCGGGTGCTGCGGTACCCCGAGTTCGCGCAGTGGTGCGGCACCGAGCGGACGGCGGACTGGCACGTGCGGTTCCGGGCCAGCGTCGTGGTCTACGGCCACCTGCACATCCCGCGGACCACCTGGCACGACGGGGTGCGCTTCGAGGAGGTCTCGTTGGGCTATCCCCGGGAGTGGCGCCGCCGCGGCGAGCCCATGCTGCCCCGGGTGGTGCTGCCGGCATGA
- a CDS encoding MFS transporter, which yields MAVHPPTRPRPLIRTLLPLSLVFLAVGLSTALVLPFLSLFLRTAVHAGPSLVTVFLVATPLAGVVASTLLARLSDRRPVRRNLLVAAALAGLASASVTAFVRNYWVLLAVTVTAAAVANSLFPQSFAYARQVLQRDSPERTAMGINAFRTLFSLAWVAGPAVAAVLLDTGGFRLVYGTAAVMYAVAALVAAGLLTEVGTVSSGGGPAAVDVPPPERPGAVPAPDDAAGVPASDGAAGAPALAGAAGVPPLVGAAGVPASDRAGGVPPSDRAGGVPPRWVLVATVAAFTMLQCPLTLGMQALPLFISTDLGAPAADAGLILGLCAALEIPLMVALGLLTSRIPLRRLVLAGAGCGIGYYVLATAAPSLGVLAAGQVVNAVFIAAVSGLGISYLQELLPHHPGRATTLFTNSFPIGAILAGPLLGLAAHVGYRLAYGLSAGLCAAGLIVLLAAGRARVTVPEAGGPDSVDRGRPVPSAPI from the coding sequence ATGGCCGTGCACCCGCCGACGCGTCCGCGGCCGCTCATCCGCACGCTGCTCCCGCTGAGCCTGGTCTTCCTCGCCGTCGGCCTCTCCACCGCGCTCGTGCTGCCGTTCCTCTCGCTGTTCCTGCGCACGGCCGTGCACGCCGGTCCCAGCCTGGTCACCGTGTTCCTGGTGGCCACCCCGCTGGCCGGCGTCGTCGCGTCCACGCTGCTGGCCCGGCTGTCGGACCGGCGGCCCGTCCGGCGCAACCTGCTGGTCGCCGCGGCCCTGGCCGGCCTGGCCAGCGCGAGCGTGACGGCGTTCGTGCGCAACTACTGGGTGCTGCTCGCGGTGACCGTCACCGCGGCGGCGGTGGCCAACTCGCTGTTCCCGCAGAGTTTCGCGTACGCCCGCCAGGTGCTCCAGCGCGACAGCCCGGAGCGCACGGCGATGGGCATCAACGCGTTCCGTACCCTCTTCTCGCTCGCCTGGGTGGCCGGTCCGGCGGTGGCCGCCGTCCTGCTGGACACCGGCGGCTTCCGGCTGGTCTACGGCACGGCGGCGGTGATGTACGCGGTCGCCGCGCTGGTGGCGGCCGGCCTGCTGACCGAGGTCGGCACCGTGTCATCCGGCGGCGGCCCGGCCGCGGTGGACGTCCCGCCGCCGGAGCGCCCCGGCGCCGTTCCGGCACCGGATGACGCGGCCGGTGTCCCGGCGTCGGACGGCGCCGCCGGTGCCCCGGCGTTGGCCGGCGCGGCCGGTGTCCCGCCGTTGGTCGGCGCGGCCGGTGTCCCGGCGTCGGACCGCGCGGGCGGCGTCCCGCCGTCGGACCGCGCGGGCGGCGTGCCGCCGCGCTGGGTGCTGGTGGCCACCGTGGCCGCGTTCACCATGCTGCAGTGCCCGCTCACCCTCGGCATGCAGGCGCTGCCGCTGTTCATCAGTACCGACCTGGGTGCGCCGGCCGCGGACGCCGGGCTCATCCTCGGGCTCTGCGCCGCGCTGGAGATTCCGCTGATGGTGGCCCTCGGCCTGCTCACCAGCCGGATCCCGCTGCGCCGGCTGGTGCTGGCCGGCGCCGGATGCGGCATCGGCTACTACGTCCTGGCCACCGCGGCGCCGAGCCTGGGGGTGCTCGCCGCCGGGCAGGTCGTCAACGCGGTCTTCATCGCCGCCGTGTCCGGCCTGGGCATCTCGTACCTCCAGGAACTGCTGCCGCACCATCCCGGCCGGGCGACCACGCTGTTCACCAACAGCTTCCCGATCGGCGCGATCCTCGCCGGCCCGCTGCTGGGACTGGCCGCGCACGTCGGCTACCGGCTGGCGTACGGCCTCAGCGCCGGACTCTGCGCCGCCGGCCTGATCGTCCTGCTGGCCGCCGGTCGCGCCAGGGTGACTGTACCGGAGGCCGGCGGACCGGATAGCGTTGATCGAGGCCGGCCGGTACCGTCGGCACCGATCTGA
- a CDS encoding GlsB/YeaQ/YmgE family stress response membrane protein, with protein MEVTGFITAIVIGLVIGALGRLVVPGKQNIGILLTLLIGVIAAIVGTFVAGALGVADTAGIDWIELLIQVVFAAVGVALVAGIMGRRRV; from the coding sequence GTGGAGGTAACGGGCTTCATCACCGCCATCGTCATCGGGCTGGTCATCGGCGCACTGGGCCGGTTGGTCGTGCCCGGGAAGCAGAACATCGGGATCCTGCTGACCCTGCTCATCGGCGTGATCGCGGCGATCGTCGGTACGTTCGTCGCGGGAGCCCTCGGGGTGGCCGACACGGCCGGCATCGACTGGATCGAACTGCTGATCCAGGTCGTCTTCGCGGCCGTCGGCGTCGCCCTGGTCGCCGGCATCATGGGCCGGCGTCGGGTCTGA